The following proteins come from a genomic window of Streptomyces sp. GS7:
- a CDS encoding IS3 family transposase (programmed frameshift): MAAPRKYPDELRERATRLAVEARKDPVGRAGAIKRIADQLDVHPEALRGWVKRAEIDDGVVPGTTSGEAARIAELEREVKELRRANAILKSASGFLRRGAGPSTAMKVTCIDQYKETFGVQQICDVLSETDAPIASSTYYAAHSRPRSARSLRDEHLTEEIRRIHADNYGVYGARKVHATLVREYFTVARCTVERLMRQAGLRGVIRAKSPRTTRPAPETSRPADLVERQFTATAPNQLWVADITYIRTFSGWVYAAFVIDVFSRMVVGWQVATSLYTDLALDALEMAIWRRRHTGVDLAGLTDHSDRGVQYRAIRYTERLEQEAAVASVGSKGDSYDNALAEAFNSLFKAELIRHKGPWASINDVEIAVAEYVDWFNQRRLHGEPGHDTPAEHEAAYYAAEPPASLQKTS; encoded by the exons ATGGCTGCTCCCCGTAAGTACCCCGACGAACTGCGCGAGCGTGCGACGCGTCTGGCGGTCGAGGCCCGTAAGGACCCGGTCGGCCGGGCCGGTGCGATCAAGCGGATCGCCGATCAGCTGGACGTGCATCCCGAGGCTTTGCGGGGGTGGGTAAAGCGGGCCGAGATCGACGATGGTGTCGTGCCGGGGACGACCAGTGGGGAGGCCGCGCGGATCGCGGAGTTGGAGCGGGAGGTGAAGGAACTGCGGCGGGCGAACGCGATATTGAAGTCCGCCTCGG GCTTTCTTCGCCGCGGAGCTGGACCGTCCACTGCGATGAAGGTCACCTGCATCGACCAGTACAAGGAGACGTTCGGCGTCCAGCAGATCTGCGACGTCCTGTCCGAGACGGACGCGCCGATCGCGTCGAGCACCTACTACGCCGCCCACAGCCGTCCGCGCTCGGCCCGCAGCCTGCGCGACGAGCACCTCACCGAGGAGATACGCCGGATCCACGCTGACAACTACGGTGTCTACGGGGCCCGCAAGGTCCATGCCACCCTGGTCCGCGAGTACTTCACGGTGGCCCGCTGCACGGTCGAACGGCTCATGCGTCAGGCCGGACTTCGCGGGGTGATCCGGGCCAAGAGTCCGCGCACCACCCGGCCCGCGCCCGAGACCAGCCGTCCCGCCGACCTGGTCGAGCGCCAGTTCACCGCAACTGCCCCGAACCAGCTGTGGGTTGCTGACATCACCTATATCAGGACCTTCTCCGGCTGGGTCTACGCGGCCTTCGTCATCGACGTGTTCTCGCGCATGGTCGTCGGCTGGCAGGTCGCCACCAGTCTCTACACCGACCTCGCGCTGGACGCGCTGGAGATGGCGATCTGGCGTCGCCGGCACACCGGCGTCGACCTGGCCGGTCTCACGGATCACTCGGACCGCGGCGTTCAATACCGTGCTATTCGCTACACCGAACGCCTCGAACAGGAGGCGGCCGTGGCCTCGGTCGGCTCCAAGGGCGACTCGTATGACAACGCCCTCGCCGAGGCGTTCAACAGCCTGTTCAAGGCCGAGTTGATCCGCCACAAGGGCCCCTGGGCGTCCATCAACGACGTCGAGATCGCCGTCGCCGAGTACGTCGACTGGTTCAACCAGAGACGCCTGCATGGCGAGCCCGGCCACGACACTCCTGCCGAACACGAGGCCGCCTACTACGCGGCCGAACCCCCTGCGTCACTCCAGAAAACCAGCTAA